In Leptodactylus fuscus isolate aLepFus1 chromosome 2, aLepFus1.hap2, whole genome shotgun sequence, one genomic interval encodes:
- the FAM181B gene encoding protein FAM181B, which translates to MTVQAEMMNHHFMPLYFTGSAVDFEKGYQEGVDFLGAVESGDYKESSKDLLSFINMASSNIKLALDKPVKSKRKVNHRKYLQKQIKRCTGMISNGATSQGSPKGQVTSPTSSLSPHNYHCKPPPKRDHNQSNLQSKSLAALFDNAREIRGEKCKKVPLRNRNLPPSFFTEPAYSSPGLLTNSGVVTLKDLDKGNQETVEFFDLLGPDYNNMISEQEIIQGASVKIHQDVPAEHSVYEPHHLLNGLLYSDPWNPCNPIKKSPVGTCSPNLNESLKCIPVPVPVFSNPTEPTTIPASMEDNCPSITPFNPCYPECSLPQMFYDCGSGYNRIGYSVL; encoded by the coding sequence ATGACTGTTCAAGCTGAAATGATGAACCATCATTTTATGCCGTTATATTTCACAGGATCCGCCGTGGACTTTGAGAAAGGCTATCAGGAAGGGGTCGACTTCCTGGGGGCCGTTGAAAGTGGAGACTATAAAGAGTCGAGTAAGGATTTGCTTAGTTTTATTAATATGGCTTCGAGTAACATTAAACTGGCCCTGGACAAGCCGGTGAAATCAAAAAGAAAGGTCAACCATAGGAAGTACCTGCAAAAACAGATTAAAAGGTGCACGGGGATGATCAGCAATGGAGCGACAAGTCAAGGGTCTCCAAAAGGTCAGGTTACGTCTCCCACCAGTAGCCTTAGCCCCCACAATTACCACTGTAAGCCCCCTCCCAAGAGGGACCATAACCAGTCCAACTTACAGAGCAAAAGCCTGGCTGCTCTTTTTGACAACGCCAGGGAAATTCGtggggaaaaatgcaaaaaagtgcCCTTGAGGAATCGTAACCTGCCGCCGTCTTTCTTCACCGAGCCTGCTTATTCGTCGCCGGGACTTCTTACCAATTCTGGAGTGGTGACCTTAAAGGACTTGGATAAAGGTAACCAAGAAACGGTTGAATTTTTTGACCTTTTGGGCCCCGATTACAACAACATGATCTCAGAGCAAGAGATCATTCAGGGAGCATCAGTAAAGATACACCAAGACGTCCCGGCAGAACATTCTGTTTACGAGCCACATCACTTACTAAATGGGCTCCTTTATTCCGACCCCTGGAATCCATGTAATCCAATTAAAAAGAGTCCCGTGGGAACTTGCAGTCCAAACTTGAATGAAAGTTTGAAATGTATTCCAGTGCCAGTCCCTGTCTTTTCAAACCCCACCGAGCCCACCACCATTCCAGCTTCCATGGAGGACAACTGTCCCAGCATAACACCCTTTAACCCCTGCTACCCCGAGTGTTCCTTGCCCCAGATGTTTTACGACTGTGGTTCGGGATACAACAGAATCGGATATTCCGTTTTGTAA